The proteins below come from a single Esox lucius isolate fEsoLuc1 chromosome 7, fEsoLuc1.pri, whole genome shotgun sequence genomic window:
- the fgfr4 gene encoding fibroblast growth factor receptor 4: MVNLNTVCIIKLCLTVGLLAKAMRSEEGKTKDMRGSRPLILPGYPENATAVVGGQVKLLCKVHRPAFTKVQWLKRDGERLGAEGQPYLRALTALQSNISKVNTLSLDNVSLEDAGEYICMAETDTHARHQTQSMQSAWLQVLPGTLISRSLDQSSAIEIPADVLEDLSEDTTEHLLLEPGDVLKLRCDTNRPGGVHWYKEGARVLHTARIQIRGGIMEITDVTYEDSGVYLCVLRGTKEPLRNFTISVADFLGSGDDDEDNGLEDTSAEIENDHVYSTRGPHWTHTQRMEKKLYAVPAGNTVKFRCPAMGSPLPSIRWLKNGREFRGEHRIGGIKLRHQHWSLVMESVVPSDRGNYTCLVENRYGSIAHSYLLDVLERSPHRPILQAGLPANTTAVVGTDVQFFCKVYSDAQPHIQWLKHIERNGSRYGPDGTPYVQILKTGSLNMSEVEVLHLTKVTMEDAGEYTCLAGNSIGFSYQSAWLTVLSEEDAADEDLTETRYTDIIIYASGFLALVMAVVIVVLCRMQVNPSREPFDVLPVQKLSKFPLRRQYSVESNSSGKSSASLMRVARLSSSCSPMLAGVMEFELPYDPDWEFPRENLTLGKPLGEGCFGQVVRAEAYGINKDHQENVSTVAVKMLKDDATDKDLADLISEMELMKVMDKHKNIINLLGVCTQDGPLYVLVEYASKGSLREYLRARRPPGMDYTFDVTKVPEEQLTFKDLLSCAYQVARGMEYLASKRCIHRDLAARNVLVTEDNVMKIADFGLARGVHQIDYYKKTTNGRLPVKWMAPEALFDRVYTHQSDVWSFGVLMWEIFTLGGSPYPGIPVEELFKLLKEGHRMDKPSNCTHELYMKMRECWHAVPTQRPTFKQLVEELDRVLLSISDEYLDLSTPFEQYSPSCEDTSSSCSSDNDSVFTHDALSTDPCLQGYHDVHSRIELKTALR; the protein is encoded by the exons ATGGTGAATCTCAACACGGTCTGCATCATTAAACTCTGTCTGACTGTTGGACTCCTGGCCAAGGCCATGAGGTCAGaggaaggaaaaacaaaag ACATGAGAGGGTCTCGGCCACTCATCTTGCCTGGTTACCCGGAGAACGCCACGGCAGTGGTGGGGGGGCAGGTGAAGCTGCTGTGTAAGGTCCACCGTCCGGCCTTCACCAAGGTCCAGTGGCTGAAGAGAGACGGAGAACGTCTGGGAGCCGAGGGCCAGCCGTACCTTAGGGCGCTCACAGCCCTGCAGAGCAACATCTCCAAGGTGAACACTCTGTCTCTGGACAACGTGTCTCTGGAGGACGCTGGGGAGTACATCTGCATGGCTGAGACTGACACACACGCCAGACATCAGACACAGTCCATGCAGTCTGCCTGGCTACAGGTTCTACCAG GGACCCTGATCTCTCGTTCCCTGGACCAGAGTTCGGCCATTGAAATCCCAGCAG ATGTCCTGGAAGACCTAAGCGAGGACACCACTGAGCACCTTCTCCTGGAACCAGGGGATGTCCTCAAACTGCGCTGCGACACCAACCGTCCAGGAGGAGTGCACTGGTACAAGGAGGGAGCCCGGGTGTTGCACACTGCTCGTATCCAGATCCGCGGTGGCATTATGGAGATCACAGACGTGACCTACGAGGACTCTGGGGTCTATTTGTGTGTTCTCCGTGGAACCAAGGAGCCCCTGAGGAACTTCACCATCAGTGTAGCAG ACTTCTTGGGCTCAGGTGACGACGACGAGGACAATGGCCTAGAAGACACGTCGGCTGAGATTGAAAATGACCACGTCTACTCCACAAGAGGTCCCCACTGGACTCATACCCAGCGCATGGAGAAGAAGCTGTACGCGGTGCCAGCGGGGAACACGGTCAAGTTCCGTTGCCCAGCCATGGGCAGCCCTTTGCCCTCCATCCGCTGGCTGAAAAACGGACGGGAGTTCAGGGGAGAGCACCGCATTGGAGGGATCAAG TTGAGACATCAGCACTGGAGCCTGGTGATGGAGAGTGTGGTGCCTTCTGACCGTGGGAACTACACCTGCCTGGTGGAAAACAGATACGGCTCCATTGCGCACAGCTACCTCCTGGATGTTCTGG AACGCTCCCCGCACAGGCCCATCTTGCAAGCCGGACTGCCCGCCAACACGACCGCGGTGGTAGGCACCGATGTCCAGTTCTTCTGTAAGGTCTACAGCGACGCCCAGCCCCACATCCAGTGGCTGAAGCACATCGAGAGGAACGGCAGCCGCTACGGCCCAGACGGGACTCCCTATGTTCAGATACTGAAGACAGGCAGCCTAAACATGTCGGAGGTGGAAGTCCTCCACCTGACCAAGGTGACAATGGAGGATGCAGGAGAGTACACCTGCCTGGCCGGGAACTCCATCGGCTTCTCCTATCAGTCGGCCTGGCTGACCGTCCTCTCGG AAGAGGACGCGGCGGACGAGGACCTCACAGAGACCAGGTACACGGACATCATCATCTACGCGTCTGGCTTCCTGGCTCTTGTCATGGCCGTGGTGATCGTGGTGCTGTGTCGGATGCAAGTCAACCCCAGCAGAGAGCCCTTCGATGTCCTTCCTGTGCAGAAGCTCTCCAAGTTCCCCCTTCGCAGGCAGTACTCGGTGGAGTCCAACTCTTCAGGGAAGTCCAGTGCATCTCTGATGAGAGTGGCCCGCCTGTCTTCCAGCTGCTCCCCCATGCTTGCTGGAGTCATGGAGTTTGAACTCCCCTATGACCCCGACTGGGAGTTTCCCAGGGAGAA TCTGACATTGGGGAAGCCCCTGGGTGAGGGTTGCTTTGGTCAGGTGGTCAGAGCTGAAGCCTATGGGATCAACAAGGACCATCAGGAGAACGTCTCCACTGTGGCCGTTAAGATGCTCAAAG ATGATGCCACAGACAAAGACCTGGCAGATCTCATATCAGAGATGGAGCTGATGAAGGTGATGGACAAGCACAAGAATATCATTAACCTCTTGGGAGTGTGCACACAAGACG GTCCTCTGTATGTGCTGGTGGAGTATGCATCTAAAGGCAGCCTGCGGGAATACCTGCGGGCCCGCCGGCCGCCTGGCATGGACTACACCTTCGATGTGACCAAAGTGCCCGAGGAGCAGCTGACATTCAAAGACTTGCTGTCCTGTGCCTACCAGGTGGCCCGTGGCATGGAGTACCTGGCCTCCAAAAGG TGCATTCACAGAGACCTCGCAGCCAGAAATGTCCTGGTCACGGAAGACAACGTGATGAAGATCGCGGATTTCGGCCTCGCGAGAGGGGTGCACCAGATCGACTACTACAAGAAAACCACCAAC GGTCGTCTGCCCGTGAAGTGGATGGCACCGGAGGCCTTGTTCGACCGAGTCTACACGCACCAGAGTGACGTGTGGTCGTTTGGGGTGCTGATGTGGGAGATCTTCACGCTGGGCGGCTCACCGTATCCCGGCATCCCCGTGGAAGAGCTCTTCAAGCTCCTGAAGGAAGGCCACCGCATGGACAAACCCTCCAACTGCACGCACGAACT ctACATGAAGATGAGGGAATGCTGGCATGCTGTGCCCACACAACGACCTACCTTCAAACAGCTGGTGGAAGAACTGGACAGAGTGCTGCTGTCTATTTCTGATGAG TACCTGGACTTGTCGACACCCTTTGAACAGTACTCCCCGTCATGCGAAGATACCTCCAGCTCTTGCTCGTCGGACAATGACTCTGTCTTTACCCACGATGCCCTGTCTACCGACCCCTGTCTTCAGGGTTACCACGACGTGCATTCTCGGATAGAGCTGAAAACGGCACTACGGTAA